The segment ACTTAAGATATTATCAACATCTGATCTTTTCGCTGAAGCTATAAATAGGATCTACAAAAAAGAGAGTATTAGTTCACTTTTTGTAAATATATAGTTATGAATAGATGGCTTGTGGCAGGGTTGGGTAATCCTGGTGATAGATACCGTTTTACAAGGCATAACATCGGATTCATGGTTGTGGATATGATGGCTGATAGGTTTAATCTGTCATTTAAGGGTGGTTTTGAAGCAGACTATGCAGTTGCTGACATATTTGGGAAGAGATGTTATATTGTAAAACCTCAAACGTATATGAATTTAAGTGGGAAATCTATTTCTGAGATTTCGAAATATTTTGATATCCCAAAAGAAAATATTATCGTAGTGCATGATGATCTTGACCTTTCTTTTGGTAGAATCAAAATAAAGGTTGGGGGTTCATCTGGTGGACATAATGGTATAAATTCTATAATAGCCTGCCTTTCTTC is part of the Calditerrivibrio nitroreducens DSM 19672 genome and harbors:
- the pth gene encoding aminoacyl-tRNA hydrolase, producing the protein MNRWLVAGLGNPGDRYRFTRHNIGFMVVDMMADRFNLSFKGGFEADYAVADIFGKRCYIVKPQTYMNLSGKSISEISKYFDIPKENIIVVHDDLDLSFGRIKIKVGGSSGGHNGINSIIACLSSSDFTRVKMGIDKPKSKDVSGFVLSEFSAEEKKFLHDFVELGCNATIAILEKDVRYAMNLYNKKIISQEVNERCPA